Proteins co-encoded in one Nonlabens agnitus genomic window:
- the leuC gene encoding 3-isopropylmalate dehydratase large subunit: MKKTLFDKVWDTHVVDAIENGPQILYIDKHLIHEVTSPQAFNELEARNIPVARPDQIVATADHNTPTQNQHLPVKDELSRNQLRQLTENCAKNNITLYELGHKYNGIVHIMAPELGITQPGMTIVCGDSHTSTHGAFGSIAFGIGTSQVAQVFASQCLLLTKPKSLRVTVNGELKKGVLPKDVILYIISKLGTNAGTGYFCEYAGDVFKNMSMEGRMTVCNMSIEMGARGGMIAPDQTTFEYVKGRKFAPQGEEFEKKVAYWKTLPTDDDAVFHKEYFFDAADIEPMLTYGTNPGMGIKVTETIPDTDDTSFEKSLEYMDFKKGESLINKPINYVFIGSCTNSRIEDFRVAASFIKGKQKASNVTAWLVPGSKQVESQIIEEGLKDIFDAAGFELRQPGCSACLAMNDDKIPQGEYCVSTSNRNFEGRQGQGSRTILASPLLAAATAVEGKIVDFTKMMN, encoded by the coding sequence ATGAAAAAAACATTATTTGATAAAGTCTGGGACACCCATGTGGTGGACGCCATCGAGAATGGACCACAGATTTTATACATTGACAAACACTTGATTCACGAGGTGACCAGTCCGCAAGCTTTTAATGAATTAGAAGCCCGTAATATTCCTGTAGCGAGACCTGATCAAATCGTCGCCACGGCAGATCATAATACACCAACCCAAAACCAACATTTACCTGTTAAGGATGAACTGTCCAGAAACCAATTGAGACAATTGACAGAGAATTGTGCAAAGAACAATATCACTCTTTACGAACTAGGCCATAAATACAATGGAATCGTTCATATTATGGCTCCAGAACTGGGAATCACCCAGCCAGGAATGACGATCGTTTGCGGTGATTCACATACCTCAACGCATGGTGCCTTCGGCAGTATAGCTTTTGGGATTGGAACCAGTCAGGTAGCTCAAGTTTTTGCCAGTCAATGTTTGTTGTTGACCAAGCCAAAAAGCCTGCGCGTTACGGTGAACGGTGAGCTTAAAAAAGGAGTTTTGCCTAAGGATGTTATTCTCTATATCATCTCAAAATTGGGCACCAATGCAGGAACCGGATACTTCTGTGAATATGCTGGTGATGTGTTTAAAAATATGTCCATGGAAGGTCGCATGACCGTTTGTAATATGAGTATAGAAATGGGTGCTCGTGGCGGCATGATTGCTCCAGACCAAACGACTTTTGAGTATGTGAAAGGAAGAAAATTTGCACCACAAGGAGAAGAGTTTGAAAAAAAGGTAGCTTATTGGAAAACACTTCCCACTGATGATGATGCTGTTTTTCATAAAGAATATTTCTTTGATGCGGCAGACATAGAACCTATGTTGACCTATGGTACCAATCCAGGAATGGGAATCAAAGTCACTGAAACTATTCCAGATACGGATGATACTTCTTTTGAAAAATCCCTTGAATATATGGATTTCAAAAAAGGAGAGTCTTTGATAAACAAGCCCATTAACTATGTTTTTATAGGTAGCTGTACCAATTCAAGAATAGAAGACTTTAGGGTAGCTGCAAGTTTTATCAAGGGAAAACAAAAAGCCAGCAATGTAACAGCTTGGTTGGTTCCTGGAAGCAAACAGGTCGAATCCCAGATCATTGAAGAAGGCTTGAAAGATATTTTTGATGCTGCAGGCTTTGAACTGCGCCAGCCAGGTTGTAGCGCTTGCCTTGCCATGAATGATGACAAAATACCTCAAGGTGAATATTGTGTAAGTACTTCCAATAGAAATTTTGAGGGAAGACAAGGCCAAGGTAGTAGAACGATTCTAGCTAGCCCATTGTTAGCTGCTGCTACGGCTGTAGAAGGAAAGATTGTGGACTTTACAAAGATGATGAACTAA
- a CDS encoding O-acetylhomoserine aminocarboxypropyltransferase/cysteine synthase family protein — protein sequence MSDQKFSTQALHTGHDVTKNGGTRAVPLYQSTAYVFNNSDHAANLFSLSEPGWIYTRLNNPTVDVLEQRLAALEGGIAAVATASGTAAISTTLLTLLRAGDHIVASNSLYGGTYNLLSVTLPRLGITTTFVNPNDDDAFAKARQENTRAIFVESLGNPKLDVLDLKKISAQAKDAKVPLIVDNTVATPYLLNPIEHGANIVIHSLTKYINGNGTALGGIIIDAGTFDWTNGKFPEFTEPSAGYHGLVYSEALEAAAFIAKVRIEGLRDLGGAISPFNAWQIIQGLETLQLRIKQHSQNALELATWLKEQDDVAWVNYPGLESSDYYDLAQEYLPKGQSGIVTFGVKGGYENAKKVVDSAKVFSLLANIGDTKSLIIHPASTTHQQLKDEDQLSTGVTKDLIRLSVGLEDLEDLKSDLLNAFKSIKSTVTA from the coding sequence ATGTCAGATCAAAAATTTTCAACCCAAGCATTACACACCGGTCACGATGTAACAAAGAATGGAGGTACACGAGCAGTGCCATTGTATCAATCCACTGCTTATGTATTCAATAACAGCGATCACGCTGCAAACCTTTTTTCATTGTCAGAACCAGGCTGGATCTACACCAGGCTCAATAACCCAACCGTTGATGTGCTGGAACAACGCCTCGCTGCACTTGAAGGTGGCATCGCCGCAGTTGCTACAGCTTCTGGAACGGCTGCGATCTCTACTACCTTATTGACACTGCTTAGAGCTGGTGATCATATCGTTGCGAGTAATTCGCTTTATGGCGGCACCTACAATTTGCTTTCGGTTACCTTACCACGCCTGGGAATCACAACCACATTTGTGAATCCTAATGATGACGATGCTTTCGCGAAAGCGAGACAAGAAAACACACGCGCCATTTTTGTAGAATCTCTAGGAAATCCTAAACTGGATGTACTCGATCTTAAAAAAATAAGCGCTCAGGCCAAAGATGCCAAAGTCCCATTAATCGTGGACAATACTGTCGCAACGCCTTACTTGTTAAATCCAATTGAGCATGGTGCCAATATCGTTATTCACTCCTTGACAAAGTACATCAATGGTAACGGTACGGCTCTAGGTGGTATCATCATTGACGCAGGAACCTTTGACTGGACTAACGGTAAATTCCCAGAATTTACAGAGCCGTCTGCAGGTTATCACGGACTCGTTTATAGCGAGGCTCTAGAAGCTGCGGCGTTTATCGCCAAGGTAAGAATAGAAGGCCTGCGCGATCTAGGTGGCGCTATTTCACCATTCAATGCATGGCAAATCATCCAAGGATTGGAAACCTTGCAACTGCGTATCAAGCAACATAGTCAAAACGCTCTTGAACTGGCTACCTGGCTTAAAGAGCAAGACGATGTGGCATGGGTAAATTATCCAGGACTCGAGTCCAGCGATTACTACGATCTTGCTCAAGAATACTTGCCAAAAGGTCAAAGTGGTATCGTTACATTTGGTGTTAAAGGTGGCTATGAAAATGCCAAGAAAGTGGTGGATAGCGCCAAGGTATTCTCGTTACTAGCCAACATAGGAGATACAAAATCTCTCATCATTCACCCGGCAAGTACTACTCACCAGCAACTTAAAGATGAAGATCAATTGAGCACTGGTGTGACTAAGGACTTGATCAGATTGTCTGTAGGACTTGAGGATCTTGAAGATTTGAAGTCTGATTTGCTTAACGCTTTCAAGAGCATCAAATCCACGGTGACGGCCTAG
- a CDS encoding NADP-dependent glyceraldehyde-3-phosphate dehydrogenase: MSQTTIPQQFQITSQLHQNSYLVGGQLIEWQGEVSEVYSTISSTDNYEPTLLGTIPTLGEKEALDALDAAVVAYDKGKGLWPTMKVVDRINCMEKFVAQMKTKRDEVVNLLMWEIGKNLPDSEKEFDRTVDYIYDTIEDYKQMDRDSAKFQKHDGVNAHIRRGPLGVVLCLGPYNYPLNETFALLIPALIMGNTAIFKPAKHGVLLISPLLEAFRSSFPAGVVNIIYGRGRVVASPIMQSGKVDVLALIGNSKSANALQNQHPKSNRLRLVLGLEAKNPAIVLKDANLDLAIEECIAGATSFNGQRCTALKILYVHEDIVEEFNKRFAAKVDALKFGNPWESGVKLTPLPEPDKPAYIQELIDDATNKGAKIINKKGGQTTENYIFPAVLYPVTKDMRVFQEEQFGPVIPVVSFKDIDEPLDDMAASNYGQQVSLFGQDIKTLAPLIDTLVNLVCRVNLNSSCQRGPDVYPFTGRKDSAVATLSVHDALRSFSIRTFVASKDNEANNAILQELLQSRSSNFVSTDYIL; encoded by the coding sequence ATGAGCCAAACAACAATACCACAACAATTTCAAATCACGTCACAGCTGCACCAAAACAGTTATTTGGTAGGCGGTCAACTTATAGAATGGCAAGGCGAAGTTTCTGAGGTATATTCTACCATATCGTCTACAGATAACTATGAACCTACGTTATTAGGTACGATTCCTACATTAGGAGAAAAGGAAGCTTTGGACGCACTTGATGCCGCAGTGGTGGCATATGATAAAGGGAAAGGTTTGTGGCCTACCATGAAAGTAGTGGATCGCATCAACTGCATGGAAAAGTTTGTGGCACAAATGAAAACAAAGCGCGATGAGGTTGTAAATCTGCTTATGTGGGAAATAGGTAAGAACCTTCCTGATTCTGAAAAGGAATTTGATCGTACCGTAGATTACATATATGATACCATTGAAGACTACAAACAAATGGATCGAGACAGTGCCAAGTTTCAAAAGCACGACGGTGTCAATGCCCACATAAGACGTGGACCACTAGGTGTTGTCTTGTGTTTGGGACCTTATAATTACCCATTAAATGAAACCTTCGCATTATTGATTCCTGCATTGATTATGGGAAACACGGCCATTTTTAAGCCTGCCAAGCATGGTGTGTTACTTATATCACCTTTGCTGGAAGCATTTAGATCCAGCTTTCCAGCGGGCGTGGTCAACATCATTTACGGGCGTGGTAGAGTAGTGGCATCGCCCATCATGCAATCAGGAAAAGTGGATGTGCTGGCATTGATTGGTAACAGCAAAAGCGCCAATGCACTACAAAACCAACATCCTAAGAGTAACCGACTTAGACTCGTATTAGGGTTGGAAGCCAAAAATCCCGCTATCGTTTTAAAGGATGCCAACTTAGATCTTGCTATTGAGGAATGTATCGCAGGTGCTACATCCTTTAATGGTCAACGTTGTACCGCACTCAAGATTCTTTATGTTCATGAAGATATTGTTGAGGAGTTTAACAAAAGGTTTGCGGCTAAAGTAGATGCCTTGAAGTTTGGGAATCCATGGGAAAGTGGCGTCAAATTAACTCCTTTGCCAGAACCAGACAAGCCAGCTTACATACAAGAATTGATCGATGATGCGACAAACAAAGGAGCCAAAATCATTAATAAAAAAGGTGGACAAACCACCGAGAACTACATTTTCCCTGCCGTGCTATATCCAGTAACTAAGGACATGCGCGTTTTTCAAGAAGAGCAATTTGGGCCAGTGATTCCAGTAGTTTCATTCAAGGACATTGATGAGCCGTTGGATGATATGGCAGCTTCCAATTACGGGCAACAGGTCAGTTTATTTGGTCAGGACATTAAGACGCTAGCGCCATTGATTGATACATTGGTGAACCTAGTTTGCCGTGTGAATCTAAATAGTTCCTGCCAGCGTGGTCCAGATGTGTATCCATTTACTGGTAGAAAGGACAGTGCTGTGGCTACCTTGAGTGTTCACGATGCATTACGCTCGTTCTCGATTCGAACTTTTGTAGCTTCAAAGGATAATGAGGCCAACAATGCGATTCTACAGGAACTGCTGCAATCCAGAAGTTCTAATTTTGTGAGTACGGATTATATACTTTAA
- a CDS encoding 2-isopropylmalate synthase, with protein sequence MSKNNVQIFDTTLRDGEQVPGCKLNTDQKVRIAQRLDGLGVDVIEAGFPVSSPGDFQSVVEISKMVQNATVCGLTRAVENDITVAADALKHAVKPRVHTGIGTSDSHIKHKFKASREQIIERAFKAVSYAKSFVEDVEFYAEDAGRTDNDYLARVCEAAIKAGATVLNIPDTTGYCLPSEYGAKIKYLKENVKGIDKAILSVHCHNDLGLATANSIEGVINGARQIECTINGIGERAGNTALEEVVMVLKQHPYLDLDTNIDTRQLFGISQLVSDSMGIYTQPNKAIVGANAFAHSSGIHQDGVIKNRATYEIIDPKDVGVTESAIVLTARSGRAALAYRAKIVGYELTKLQLDVVYSKFLEFADRKKEIKDDDIHQIIEKSHLYREIISA encoded by the coding sequence ATGTCAAAAAACAACGTTCAAATCTTTGATACGACTTTAAGAGACGGCGAGCAAGTTCCCGGTTGCAAGCTCAATACTGACCAGAAAGTACGCATCGCACAACGACTGGACGGTCTAGGTGTTGACGTGATCGAGGCTGGTTTCCCAGTATCAAGTCCTGGTGATTTCCAGTCTGTCGTTGAGATTTCAAAAATGGTTCAAAATGCTACCGTTTGCGGCCTTACCCGAGCGGTGGAAAACGACATCACAGTCGCAGCAGATGCTTTGAAGCATGCCGTAAAACCCAGGGTCCATACAGGAATTGGAACGTCAGATTCCCATATCAAACACAAGTTCAAGGCTTCCAGAGAGCAGATTATTGAACGCGCCTTTAAGGCCGTAAGCTATGCCAAATCATTTGTGGAAGACGTGGAATTCTATGCAGAAGATGCCGGAAGAACCGATAATGATTATCTAGCCAGAGTTTGCGAGGCCGCCATTAAGGCTGGTGCAACGGTGCTCAACATTCCAGACACAACTGGTTATTGCTTGCCTAGCGAGTATGGAGCGAAGATCAAATATCTAAAGGAAAACGTCAAAGGTATTGACAAAGCCATCCTTTCCGTTCACTGTCACAATGACTTGGGACTTGCCACGGCAAACTCTATTGAAGGTGTGATAAATGGTGCCAGACAAATTGAGTGCACCATAAATGGTATAGGCGAACGTGCTGGAAACACCGCGCTGGAAGAAGTCGTCATGGTGCTTAAACAGCATCCATACCTAGACCTAGATACGAATATCGACACACGACAACTGTTTGGAATTAGCCAGTTAGTCAGTGATAGCATGGGCATTTACACACAACCCAATAAAGCCATCGTAGGTGCCAATGCTTTTGCACACAGTTCAGGAATACATCAGGATGGTGTGATTAAAAATCGCGCAACCTATGAGATCATCGATCCTAAGGATGTAGGTGTAACTGAATCTGCCATAGTACTCACCGCACGTTCCGGACGAGCTGCCCTAGCCTACCGCGCTAAGATTGTGGGTTATGAGCTTACAAAACTGCAGCTGGATGTGGTGTATTCCAAGTTTTTGGAGTTTGCAGATCGCAAGAAAGAAATTAAGGATGATGACATCCATCAAATTATTGAGAAGAGTCACTTGTATAGAGAGATTATTTCTGCTTAA
- the leuB gene encoding 3-isopropylmalate dehydrogenase — MKLNIAVLSGDGIGPEVTAQAVKVLKAIAVEFDHRFVFKNAAVGATAIDQFNDPLPEKTLDLCKSTDAILFGAIGHPKYDYDPTAKVRPEQGLLKLRKELGLYANVRPVKAYEALLEKSPLKRDIIAGTDISIYRELTGGIYFGEKHLSEDGNHASDLCAYSREEIERIAHQAFKAAQSRRNKVTLVDKANVLETSRLWRRVVTELATQYPDVQLDFLFVDNAAMQMILNPSQFDVILTENLFGDVISDEASVIGGSIGLLASASVGDKYAMFEPIHGSYPEGAGKNIANPIASILSAAMLLEHFDLHNEAELIKMAVDRSLELGITTPDLNDNYNNITTSKVGDFIADFIAHPYDTNANFNNIHLGQSTII, encoded by the coding sequence ATGAAATTAAATATTGCAGTTTTATCGGGAGACGGCATAGGACCCGAGGTTACAGCTCAAGCTGTAAAAGTGTTGAAAGCGATAGCGGTCGAGTTTGACCACCGGTTTGTGTTCAAGAACGCGGCTGTAGGCGCTACAGCCATCGATCAATTTAACGATCCGTTGCCTGAAAAAACTTTGGATCTTTGTAAATCTACAGACGCCATTCTATTTGGAGCCATAGGTCATCCCAAGTATGATTACGACCCTACTGCCAAAGTACGACCTGAACAAGGCCTACTCAAATTGCGCAAGGAACTAGGCCTATATGCCAACGTGCGACCTGTAAAGGCTTATGAAGCTTTGCTAGAAAAATCACCGTTGAAACGCGACATTATCGCGGGCACGGACATCTCTATCTACCGCGAGTTGACGGGTGGCATTTATTTTGGCGAAAAGCATTTGAGCGAGGACGGTAATCACGCCTCTGATTTGTGCGCTTATTCTCGCGAAGAAATTGAACGTATTGCCCATCAAGCTTTTAAAGCGGCCCAATCCAGACGCAATAAAGTGACGTTAGTAGACAAAGCCAATGTACTGGAAACATCAAGACTATGGAGACGTGTCGTTACAGAACTAGCCACCCAATATCCTGACGTACAACTGGATTTCCTTTTTGTGGACAATGCTGCGATGCAAATGATCTTGAATCCATCGCAGTTTGATGTGATTTTGACTGAAAACCTTTTTGGTGATGTCATTAGCGACGAGGCGAGCGTCATAGGCGGTTCCATTGGCCTTTTGGCCAGCGCATCCGTTGGTGATAAGTATGCCATGTTTGAACCTATTCACGGTTCCTATCCAGAAGGTGCTGGAAAAAACATCGCGAACCCTATTGCTTCCATATTGAGCGCTGCGATGTTGCTGGAACACTTTGATCTTCATAACGAAGCTGAATTGATTAAAATGGCTGTTGATCGATCTTTAGAACTTGGTATAACAACACCAGATTTAAATGATAACTACAACAACATTACCACCAGTAAAGTAGGTGACTTCATAGCAGATTTTATTGCACATCCCTACGATACCAATGCAAACTTCAACAACATTCACTTGGGTCAATCCACTATAATTTAA
- a CDS encoding homoserine dehydrogenase family protein has protein sequence MKTIHLYIFGLGNVGSKLIQQVLESHEFFKKQQHLNLRIVGLANSRRVYTTSKGITADWKNEFSKHSQVREEKSFYEFSEDYQVPKIAIDATASKELSKFYPEIAGQGFHIVTANKIANTLSQEFYDQLRAILNSQNLKFEYETNVGAGLPIVQTVRDLYHSGEQVFAINGVFSGSLGYIFNRYSQEDVLFSQVVMDALQNGFTEPDPREDLSGNDVARKLLVLAREAGLKLEFEDIEIENLVVPQLQTYSLNQFLTELSSLDEQMQQRKNDLKPNEVLRHLGQLDVRNQTLTVSLQAVSKDSPAGQLQGSDGFFEIYSESYTKEPLVIKGAGAGREVTARGLLSDIVKIGRSLKQQPVPQFCVN, from the coding sequence ATGAAAACAATACACCTCTATATTTTCGGCTTAGGAAATGTGGGCAGTAAGCTCATACAACAAGTTCTTGAAAGCCATGAATTTTTTAAAAAACAACAGCACCTAAACTTGCGCATTGTAGGTCTGGCCAATTCACGCAGGGTTTACACCACATCAAAAGGCATTACTGCAGATTGGAAAAATGAATTTTCAAAGCATTCTCAGGTTAGGGAAGAGAAAAGCTTCTACGAATTCTCTGAAGACTATCAGGTTCCTAAAATAGCTATAGACGCTACTGCCAGTAAAGAACTTTCTAAATTTTATCCAGAGATTGCAGGACAAGGGTTTCACATAGTCACCGCTAATAAGATTGCCAATACCTTATCACAGGAGTTTTATGACCAATTGCGTGCGATATTGAACAGTCAAAACCTAAAATTTGAATATGAAACCAATGTAGGTGCAGGGTTACCTATCGTTCAAACGGTCAGAGATTTGTATCACAGTGGTGAGCAGGTCTTTGCTATCAATGGTGTTTTTTCAGGTTCGTTGGGATATATATTCAATCGGTATTCACAAGAAGATGTACTATTTTCCCAAGTGGTAATGGATGCGCTCCAAAATGGCTTTACAGAACCTGATCCTAGAGAAGACCTATCTGGTAATGACGTGGCGCGTAAACTTTTGGTTCTCGCCCGTGAAGCTGGATTAAAACTGGAGTTTGAAGACATTGAAATAGAAAATCTAGTAGTACCGCAGCTACAGACCTATTCTCTAAATCAGTTTTTAACAGAGCTGTCCTCACTGGACGAACAGATGCAGCAGCGCAAAAATGACCTGAAACCTAATGAGGTGTTGCGACATTTAGGGCAGCTGGATGTGAGAAACCAGACCTTGACGGTTTCCCTTCAAGCCGTTTCCAAAGATTCACCTGCAGGTCAATTACAAGGTAGCGATGGTTTTTTTGAGATCTATTCTGAAAGCTACACCAAGGAGCCTCTAGTCATCAAAGGTGCTGGTGCTGGTCGCGAAGTGACCGCACGTGGTTTGTTGTCTGATATCGTTAAGATAGGTAGATCCTTGAAGCAACAGCCAGTTCCACAATTTTGTGTCAACTAG
- the ilvA gene encoding threonine ammonia-lyase IlvA: MIETQVYYPKMEDIKAAANRLQDVASLTPLQLNELYSNKYGCQVYFKREDLQTVRSYKIRGAYNKISTLREDQRPNGIVCASAGNHAQGVAMSCKVLQIHGTIYMPSPTPVQKIDQVKMHGGRFVDVILHGDTFDDAYAAAVAENEKQGKCFIHPFDDEKVIEGQATVGLEIMEQTAVDIDYLIMPIGGGGLSAGVSAVFKELSPATKIIGVEPTGAPSMGTSIFNRQNTTLDNIESFVDGAAVKRVGERNFEICQRNLERVINVPEGAICQTILDLYNQQAIVVEPAGAMSITALEQLRDEIKGKNVVCVVSGSNNDITRTAEIKERALLQSQLKHYFIVRFPQRAGALREFVEKVLGPNDDITHFEYTKKTNRINGSAVVGIELKSTEDFDSLLERMKALHFYGDYINDNPTLFEFLV; this comes from the coding sequence ATGATTGAAACGCAGGTGTATTATCCAAAAATGGAGGACATCAAGGCTGCCGCAAACCGTTTACAGGACGTGGCTTCCTTGACGCCACTACAATTGAATGAATTGTATTCCAACAAGTATGGTTGCCAGGTGTACTTTAAGAGAGAAGATCTGCAAACGGTACGTTCCTATAAAATAAGAGGTGCCTACAACAAGATTTCTACCTTAAGGGAAGACCAACGTCCTAATGGGATTGTCTGTGCAAGTGCGGGAAACCATGCGCAAGGTGTGGCAATGTCTTGCAAAGTGTTGCAAATTCATGGAACGATCTACATGCCGTCGCCCACACCAGTTCAAAAAATTGATCAGGTAAAGATGCATGGCGGTAGGTTTGTCGATGTGATCCTGCACGGTGATACATTTGATGATGCATACGCCGCTGCAGTCGCAGAAAATGAGAAGCAAGGCAAATGTTTTATCCATCCTTTTGATGATGAAAAGGTGATTGAAGGTCAAGCGACCGTAGGACTTGAAATTATGGAACAGACTGCAGTGGATATTGATTACCTGATCATGCCTATAGGTGGTGGTGGTTTATCAGCTGGTGTTTCTGCGGTATTTAAAGAGCTTTCACCAGCTACCAAAATCATAGGTGTAGAACCTACAGGAGCACCTTCCATGGGTACTTCCATTTTTAATAGACAAAACACTACACTGGATAACATAGAAAGCTTTGTGGATGGTGCCGCTGTTAAAAGAGTTGGTGAACGCAACTTTGAAATTTGTCAAAGAAACCTGGAACGTGTTATCAACGTTCCAGAAGGTGCTATTTGCCAGACGATTTTAGATCTATACAATCAACAAGCTATTGTAGTAGAGCCTGCAGGCGCTATGAGCATCACCGCATTGGAACAATTGCGGGACGAGATTAAAGGCAAGAACGTGGTCTGCGTGGTAAGCGGTAGCAATAATGATATCACTAGAACGGCAGAGATTAAAGAGCGTGCTTTACTGCAATCACAACTCAAACATTATTTTATCGTGCGATTCCCGCAACGAGCTGGTGCTTTACGAGAATTTGTTGAAAAAGTACTAGGTCCCAATGATGACATCACTCATTTTGAGTACACTAAAAAAACCAATCGCATTAATGGAAGTGCCGTAGTAGGCATTGAACTCAAATCTACCGAAGATTTTGATTCACTCCTAGAGCGAATGAAAGCACTCCATTTTTATGGGGACTACATCAATGATAACCCAACCTTATTCGAGTTTTTGGTTTGA
- a CDS encoding alpha/beta fold hydrolase, with protein MSKKLQYISIPDLKLRSGKVQDISVSYQVFGRELHTAPIILVNHALTGNSSIDQWWEPLVGAGKVLDTDRFTLLAFDIPGNGYDGDVDRLIYNYQEWCLADVGLAFAKAIQSLKIHTIDIGIGGSIGGALLWEMIAIEPKLFRTIIPIAADWKATDWLVACCHVQDSILNTSSAPLEVARQHAMTFYRSPQGLTSKFHREKVAGSFAVNNWLDYHGKALDQRFSLPAYRLLNHLLASTDAAACYDNSIEEMVGRSTTSIELIAVDSDGFFVAQEDRDTYALLKESHEIKYHEIQSLHGHDAFLMEHDQVKFIVSKILRHHLKEVDAT; from the coding sequence ATGTCAAAAAAGCTTCAATACATATCTATTCCAGACCTAAAGCTTAGGTCAGGTAAAGTCCAGGATATTAGTGTTTCGTACCAGGTTTTTGGGCGTGAGTTGCATACCGCGCCCATTATTCTGGTCAATCACGCCTTGACGGGAAACTCCAGTATTGATCAATGGTGGGAACCTCTGGTGGGCGCTGGAAAGGTGCTGGACACAGACCGTTTCACATTGCTGGCTTTTGATATCCCTGGTAATGGTTATGATGGTGATGTGGATCGATTGATCTATAACTATCAAGAATGGTGTCTGGCAGATGTAGGTCTCGCTTTCGCGAAAGCGATACAAAGCTTAAAAATCCATACCATCGACATAGGTATAGGTGGCAGTATAGGCGGCGCCTTGTTGTGGGAAATGATCGCCATTGAACCAAAGTTATTTAGAACCATCATACCTATTGCCGCAGACTGGAAGGCAACTGATTGGCTCGTGGCTTGTTGCCACGTACAGGATTCCATTCTCAATACATCCAGTGCACCGCTGGAAGTCGCCAGACAGCATGCTATGACTTTTTATAGATCGCCGCAAGGATTGACCAGTAAATTTCACCGTGAAAAAGTGGCGGGCTCATTTGCAGTGAACAACTGGTTGGATTATCATGGAAAAGCCTTGGATCAAAGATTTAGCTTACCCGCATATCGATTATTGAATCACCTTCTAGCCAGCACAGATGCTGCTGCTTGTTACGATAATTCCATTGAAGAAATGGTAGGACGATCCACCACATCTATTGAATTGATTGCCGTAGACAGCGATGGGTTTTTTGTAGCACAGGAAGATCGCGATACGTATGCATTACTCAAGGAGTCTCACGAAATAAAATACCACGAGATTCAAAGCTTGCACGGTCACGATGCCTTTTTGATGGAACACGACCAGGTCAAATTTATAGTTTCCAAAATCCTGAGGCACCATTTAAAGGAAGTCGATGCCACCTAG
- the leuD gene encoding 3-isopropylmalate dehydratase small subunit, which produces MEKFATLTSRAIPLKIENIDTDQIIPARFLKATHREGFGENAFRDWRFKKDGSINENFALNDDRYEGKILVAGDNFGCGSSREHAAWALTDYGFKVIVSSYFADIFKGNALNNGLLPIQVTPEFLKVLLDTITANPETLLQVNLEKQTISVEGTSFQEFFDIDPYKKTCMINGYDDIDYLLSKKEVIEQFEKERPF; this is translated from the coding sequence ATGGAGAAATTTGCAACACTTACCTCTCGAGCGATACCCCTTAAGATTGAAAATATTGATACTGACCAGATCATTCCTGCTCGTTTTTTGAAAGCGACCCATCGTGAAGGATTTGGTGAGAATGCTTTTAGAGACTGGCGTTTCAAAAAGGACGGATCTATTAATGAGAATTTTGCCTTGAACGATGACAGGTACGAAGGAAAAATCTTAGTAGCTGGAGATAACTTCGGTTGTGGCTCTAGTAGGGAACATGCCGCATGGGCATTGACTGACTATGGTTTCAAGGTGATCGTATCCAGCTATTTTGCAGATATTTTTAAAGGTAATGCCCTTAATAACGGTTTGTTGCCTATTCAGGTAACACCAGAATTCTTAAAAGTCCTGCTAGATACCATCACCGCAAATCCAGAAACATTATTACAAGTAAACCTAGAGAAGCAAACCATAAGTGTAGAAGGAACTTCCTTTCAAGAATTTTTTGATATCGATCCCTATAAAAAAACCTGTATGATTAATGGGTATGACGATATTGATTATTTACTGAGTAAAAAAGAGGTGATCGAACAATTTGAAAAAGAGAGACCATTTTAA